A window of the Loxodonta africana isolate mLoxAfr1 chromosome 3, mLoxAfr1.hap2, whole genome shotgun sequence genome harbors these coding sequences:
- the TSPAN1 gene encoding tetraspanin-1: protein MQCFSFLKTMMFLFNLLIFLCGVALLAVGIWVSVDGPSFLKIFGSTSSTAMQFVNVGYFLIAAGAVLLVLGFLGCYGAHRESKCALTMFFSILLIIFIAEVAAAVVALVYTTMAENFLTLLVVPAIKKDYGSQDDFSQVWNITMKGLNCCGFNNYTDFVDSPFYTAGNTLPPYCCKNSTSNEPCKVTVAEKDSVQGCFKQLLYEIRTHAVTVGGVAAGIAVLELAAMIVSLYLYCNLK, encoded by the exons CTGTGTGGTGTGGCCCTGCTGGCTGTTGGCATCTGGGTATCGGTTGATGGGCCATCCTTCCTGAAGATCTTCGGGTCGACGTCGTCCACTGCCATGCAGTTTGTCAACGTGGGCTACTTCCTCATCGCAGCTGGCGCTGTGCTCCTTGTTCTTGGTTTCCTGGGTTGCTACGGTGCTCACAGAGAGAGCAAGTGCGCCCTCACGATG TTCTTCTCCATCCTCCTCATCATCTTCATTGCTGAGGTTGCAGCTGCTGTGGTCGCCTTGGTATACACCACAATG GCTGAGAACTTCCTGACGTTGCTAGTAGTGCCCGCCATCAAGAAAGACTATGGTAGCCAGGACGACTTCTCTCAAGTGTGGAACATCACCATGAAAGGG CTCAACTGTTGTGGCTTCAACAATTACACAGATTTTGTGGACTCTCCCTTCTACACGGCAGGAAATACCTTGCCACCATACTGTTGCAAGAACAGCACCAGCAATGAGCCCTGTAAAGTGACAGTGGCTGAGAAAGATTCTGTGCAG ggttGCTTCAAGCAGCTTCTTTATGAAATCAGAACCCATGCAGTCACTGTGGGTGGTGTGGCAGCCGGAATTGCGGTCCTGGAG CTGGCTGCCATGATTGTGTCCCTGTATCTGTACTGCAATCTGAAATAA